DNA from Evansella sp. LMS18:
AAGAACGGGAACGTTGGAGCTTCTCGCATGCCCGAACTTTGGGATATGGCAGAAGAACGGGCACGTTGGGGCGTCTCGCATGCCCGAACTTTGGGATATGGCAGAAGAACGGGCACGTTGGAGCTTCCCGCATGCCCGAACTTTGGGATGTTGCTGAAGAAAGGGAACGTTGGAGCCTCCCGCATGCCCGAACTTTGGGATGTTGCTGAAGAAAGGGAACGTTGGAGCCTCCCGCATGCCCGAACTTTAGGATTTTGCTGAAGAACGGGCACGTTGGAGCTTCCCGCATGCCCGAACTTTGGGATGTTGCTGAAGAACGGGCACGTTGGAGCTTCCCGCATGCCCGAACTTTGGGATGTTGCCGAAGAACGGGCACGCGACAGCTTCTTGCATGCCCGAACTTTGGGATATTACCGAAGAAAGGGCACGTTGGAGCTTCCCGCATGCCCGAACTTTGGGATGTTGCCGAAGAACGGGCACGCGAGAGCTTCGTGCATTACCGCTACATCTCTTTTTTCTACCGAGCGGGCACGCGAGACCTTGTTGCGTTACCGCTCCAGCTCTTTTTTCTCTCGAGCGGGTATGCAGAGCCTCTTGCGTTACCGCTCCAGCTCTTTTTTCTCCCGAGCGGGTATGCAAGAGCTTCTTGCGTTACCGCTCCAGCTCTTTTTTCTCTCGAGCTGGCATGCGAGAGCTTCTTGCGTTACCGCTCCAACTCTTTTTTCCCCCGAGCGGGTATGCGAGAGCTCCTTGTGTTAATACCAGACTCTAAATGCGTTACCCCTCCACCTCTTTTCCTCTCGAATCATTAAAAAAGACGACTGAATTACATCAGCCGTCTCTCTCTTTACATTATTTGTTTCTTCATTGCTACATGCGGGATGCCCGCGTCCATAAACACATCCGAGTGGGTCGTGTAGCCAATTTTTTTATAAAAAGCCTCTGCGTGAGTCTGGGCATTGAGCTTAATTTCAGCTATCCCATTCTCTTTTGCAGTTTCTTCTATTTTTCGCATCAGCTTTTCGCCGACACCTTTTTTGCGGTGGGAAGGATGTACACAAATCCGCTCCACTTTGCCGAAACCTTCAAGAATTCGAAAACGGCCCGCACCAATATTTTCCCCTTCATCATACACTACAAAATGAAGAGAATCCTTTTCATGAGAGTCCATTTCTGCTTCGAGAGGGACGTTTTGCTCTTCTACGAAGACAATTTTCCTGACTTCATAGGCATCTTTTAATTCCTGTTCTGTCGTGACGAGCCGTACTTCCAAAATTTAAACTTCCTTTCCTAATAAGAACGTTTCGTAAACGGTCCAGGTTCCGTTCTCCAGCTGATAGAGTAATGAGAATCTGTCGATTGTTTCTTTATGGTCGAGACTCTCCAGCCTTAGCCTGCTGCTCACATCGGAACATTCATCATTATCAAGATCCTGGCCGATAGTTATATGAGGCACAAACGTATATTGCTGCTCCTGAGCCAGCGGCCCGCTATTCAGCCTATCATGCAGAGCAAGAAGTTCCTCATTCGGTTTCACTTTCATATAAATTGTGTTTGTAACAGGGTGGAACGAGCTGAACTTGTACACACACATTTCAAACGGACTGCTTTCTTTTGCAGCCTGGCGTATATATTTTACCAACTCTTTCATTTCCTCTTCATCCGCATCGAAAGCTTCTTTCAGCGTCAAATGAGGCGGGATTTTAGAGTAATGAGAATCATATCGTTTTCTGTAAGAGTTCGCAATGTCCTGTAATCCTTTTGACGGAAAAGCAGCAATCCCGTATCTCATTTAATTCCCTCCTTGATTGCAGCTGTATGAGTTTATACATACAGCCGGCAAAATTTTTAATTTATTCTATTTTACCAGTCTTTCCTGATACCTCTTTTTTTACCTTCTACATTAACTATAAAAAAACCTTCTCGATTTTGCAAAAATTAAGCAGCTATTCGTTAACCGTTCCCTGAAAGTTTAGTATTTCCTGCTAAAGGGAATTCAAGTTTCAGACCAGCGCTATTTTAAAATACTTGTGGTAAAATGGCATAATAGAGCAAACTTTCGCAAAAGTCGTACCAAGGAGTGAATTTTAATGGGAGATAGAAAACCAGACAGAGTACCAGTAAGAAGTGATGTAGTCGAGCAGGCTACAAGAGATAAATTAGAAGAACGGGGCGTGACAATCGAGTCTATCGCACAGATCGTTTACGATCTTCAGCTCCCTTTTAATGAAGATTTACAAATGGAAGACTGCATGGACAGTGTAAACAAGGTGCTCCAAAAACGTGAAATACAACATGCAGTATTAGTAGGAATTGAGCTGGATGAACTTGCTGAAAGGAAACAGCTTTCCCAGCCTCTCCAGGAAATCGTTGAATCGGATGAAGGGCTTTTCGGAGTAGATGAAACGATCGCCTTTGGTTCTGTATTTGGCTACGGAAGTATTGCTGTAACTACTTTCGGCTACCTTGATAAAGAAAAAGTAGGAATCATCAAGGAGCTGGATACAAAGAAAGGTGAAGAAGTTAATACTTTCCTCGATGACCTCGTCTGCAGTATCGCAGCCAATGCTTCCGGTCGCCTCGCCCACAGGCTGAGAGACCGCCAGGAAAAGCTGCAGGAACAGGAAATCATCGATAAAGACCGGGAAGAGCGAATAGGATAAATACCTAAATACCAGCACCCCTGTGAGCTAAGTTTCATGGGGGTGTTTCTTGATTAATCCACTATTAAGTGGTATTCTTTTCATCAGTTATTGCAAATTAAACTTTGAGGTGAACACGTTATGCAAAGTCCGCAGCCTGTAATAAAAAAGCCGCGCTG
Protein-coding regions in this window:
- a CDS encoding GNAT family N-acetyltransferase → MEVRLVTTEQELKDAYEVRKIVFVEEQNVPLEAEMDSHEKDSLHFVVYDEGENIGAGRFRILEGFGKVERICVHPSHRKKGVGEKLMRKIEETAKENGIAEIKLNAQTHAEAFYKKIGYTTHSDVFMDAGIPHVAMKKQIM
- a CDS encoding YjcG family protein, encoding MRYGIAAFPSKGLQDIANSYRKRYDSHYSKIPPHLTLKEAFDADEEEMKELVKYIRQAAKESSPFEMCVYKFSSFHPVTNTIYMKVKPNEELLALHDRLNSGPLAQEQQYTFVPHITIGQDLDNDECSDVSSRLRLESLDHKETIDRFSLLYQLENGTWTVYETFLLGKEV
- a CDS encoding phosphatidylglycerophosphatase A, with protein sequence MGDRKPDRVPVRSDVVEQATRDKLEERGVTIESIAQIVYDLQLPFNEDLQMEDCMDSVNKVLQKREIQHAVLVGIELDELAERKQLSQPLQEIVESDEGLFGVDETIAFGSVFGYGSIAVTTFGYLDKEKVGIIKELDTKKGEEVNTFLDDLVCSIAANASGRLAHRLRDRQEKLQEQEIIDKDREERIG